A part of Bufo bufo chromosome 7, aBufBuf1.1, whole genome shotgun sequence genomic DNA contains:
- the LOC121007518 gene encoding nuclear fragile X mental retardation-interacting protein 2-like, translating into MHKEHLAQDENSNPREGPVSRRKERLSPSEHDMNQLNRSRPKTGSWDSNGFGPEIEALAGRTEESVPLSPSNSLNLRHLRGCEKDSSGRGLQRPPPAQYHPNYYPTHHHHHHRTSYSGHRKGYWDYESQYRDGKRKAWVPRPGGGPHTQRPRNREALNSTESPCADMRPEQTAGDKSKAVSRQPSPPAEKEPAADSWLLFKPLPVFPVDSSSARTLPKISYASKVKENLDGKGLVPSSALRTSTTLPNCLLNAAQTGAQGDAAAHTGSLSSSSCSSLSSSSPPSPVSQENLGAIFQNEWGLSFINEPGAGQAVPAEAREPQEETPGGVEGGGSEEAPPVMVRLSHGFFIEGADPEVTAMENPKDWEAMVAYSLQEWNHVWNLHKKDPSRVVVYAETMDGKG; encoded by the exons ATGCACAAGGAGCACCTGGCCCAGGATGAGAACAGCAACCCGCGGGAGGGCCCAGTGAGCCGGAGGAAGGAGAGGCTGAGCCCCAGCGAGCACGACATGAACCAGCTGAACCGCAGCCGCCCCAAGACAG GCTCCTGGGACTCAAACGGATTTGGTCCAGAAATCGAGGCGCTGGCTGGCCGCACCGAGGAGAGCGTCCCCCTTAGCCCTTCAAACTCTCTGAACCTGCGCCACCTGCGAGGCTGCGAGAAGGACTCCTCTGGGCGAGGGCTGCAGAGACCACCCCCTGCCCAGTACCACCCGAACTACTACCccacacaccaccatcaccaccaccgcACCTCCTATTCCGGACACCGCAAAGGCTATTGGGACTATGAGAGCCAGTACCGGGATGGCAAACGTAAAGCCTGGGTGCCCCGGCCCGGAGGGGGGCCCCACACACAGCGCCCCAGGAACCGCGAAGCCTTAAACTCCACAGAGAGCCCGTGTGCGGATATGAGGCCTGAGCAGACGGCAGGGGACAAAAGCAAAGCCGTCTCCcgccagccctctccccccgcagAGAAGGAGCCGGCCGCCGACAGCTGGCTGCTCTTCAAGCCTCTGCCCGTCTTTCCTGTCGACAGCAGCAGCGCCAGGACGCTGCCAAAGATCAGCTATGCCAGCAAGGTGAAAGAGAACCTGGACGGCAAAGGACTGGTGCCCAGCTCTGCCCTCCGCACCTCCACTACCCTCCCCAACTGCCTGCTGAATGCTGCACAGACGGGAGCGCAGGGCGACGCTGCTGCGCACACCGGCTCTCTCTCCTCCTCATCttgctcctccctctcctcctcctccccacccTCCCCCGTCAGCCAGGAGAACCTGGGTGCCATTTTTCAGAACGAGTGGGGGTTATCATTCATCAATGAGCCCGGAGCTGGCCAGGCGGTGCCTGCAGAGGCCAGGGAGCCCCAAGAGGAGACCCCTGGAGGGGTGGAAGGTGGTGGCAGTGAGGAAGCCCCCCCTGTGATGGTGCGCCTGTCCCATGGGTTcttcattgaaggtgctgatcccGAGGTGACTGCCATGGAGAATCCTAAAGACTGGGAGGCCATGGTCGCCTACAGCCTGCAAG agTGGAATCATGTCTGGAACTTACACAAGAAAG ATCCCTCCCGTGTAGTCGTATATGCAGAAACCATGGACGGAAAAGGTTAA
- the LOC121008232 gene encoding uncharacterized protein LOC121008232, giving the protein MGCLFCTGLRLSVRHHPPLVTFFLCLLTLAATFLCYGVFIRTYPVRDADFTQDFDTVLQTLTASKICPQKNGTAPTVQASSADRSDLASVSVLASVTLSPWQPSVNHSGLHIYATASQLGMTGPGADSPLLITVRSSWWSAQCNDSDAECSGRFCVTVSGLQAVLPQSWSSLQCNTENGSGQQPRPELYVVEIETDDPQKCYSLQYRGDPDLKAVISQEDRAVSSGRLLTAAVFCLLVALLLLVVSGCWTLPIKDKRTPGAL; this is encoded by the exons ATGGGTTGTCTGTTTTGCACAGGGTTACGCCTCTCCGTGCGCCATCACCCGCCATTAGTGACGTTCTTCCTGTGCCTTCTGACGCTCGCCGCCACCTTCCTGTGTTATGGAGTCTTCATCCGCACGTATCCGGTGAGAGACGCCGACTTCACGCAG GATTTTGACACGGTCCTGCAGACGCTGACGGCCAGTAAGATATGTCCCCAGAAGAACGGGACTGCCCCGACGGTGCAAGCTTCGTCTGCGGATCGTAGCGATCTCGCCAGTGTGTCGGTCCTCGCCAGCGTTACACTGTCTCCATGGCAACCATCAGTCAATCACAGCGGCCTGCACATATATGCCACAGCAAGCCAGCTTGGGATGACAG GTCCAGGCGCGGACTCCCCTCTGCTCATCACGGTGAGGTCCAGCTGGTGGTCAGCGCAGTGCAATGACAGTGATGCCGAGTGCTCGGGAAGGTTCTGTGTCACAGTCAGCGGTCTACAGGCCGTTCTGCCCCAGAGCTG GTCGTCCCTCCAGTGTAATACAGAAAATGGCAGCGGACAGCAGCCACGTCCGGAACTGTATGTGGTGGAGATAGAGACTGACGACCCCCAAAAGTGTTATAGTCTGCAGTATAGAGGAGACCCAGATCTGAAGGCTGTGATATCTCAG GAGGACCGCGCCGTCTCCTCAGGACGCCTGCTGACTGCGGCGGTGTTCTGCCTCCTCGTTGCTCTTCTGCTCCTTGTGGTCAGTGGCTGCTGGACTCTTCCCATCAAGGACAAGCGGACTCCTGGAGCGCTGTGA